From one Caldithrix abyssi DSM 13497 genomic stretch:
- a CDS encoding sigma-70 family RNA polymerase sigma factor has product MNKKYRKIWQVLHSYEGEILGYLKRAVEDGEVARDLFQEVYYQALVNLDRLNPDRSLKNWLYTVARNKVINYYRDQNRRAAQPLEAHHQTLDAPHAKTDDEAIQFALQALPERQRKIFLLREIEELDYRQLASEFRLSEAAVTSLLSRARNNFKKQYQLFFLPDWLKRAARQLPLEDVLRFVKPEVTDQPILRNIFEQSQRYFSNIRQQWDLVREQFFTLDHLHQIFSELPELENKTVLDAGSATGMVAINCALKARQVIAVDINRRFVRYLRHIQRTLGLQNLWVVRADLRTIPLRPQSVDLIFATLVLHHLPHPPGWFETAAMLLKAKGHLVIVDFERHNNRQLADTMHDIWLGFAPAAVERWAKDNQMKLAASQQWHSRAGLAVRRYLFEKR; this is encoded by the coding sequence ATGAATAAGAAGTATCGCAAAATCTGGCAGGTACTGCACAGCTATGAGGGAGAAATTTTAGGCTATCTGAAACGCGCCGTGGAAGACGGCGAAGTAGCCAGAGATTTATTTCAGGAAGTTTATTACCAGGCGCTGGTAAATTTAGATAGACTCAATCCCGATCGTTCTTTGAAAAATTGGCTTTACACGGTAGCTCGCAACAAGGTGATCAATTACTATCGCGATCAAAATAGACGGGCCGCCCAACCACTGGAGGCGCATCACCAGACGCTTGACGCCCCGCACGCAAAAACCGACGACGAAGCCATTCAATTTGCTCTACAGGCGCTTCCCGAACGACAGCGAAAAATCTTTTTGTTGCGCGAAATTGAAGAACTGGATTACCGGCAGCTGGCGAGTGAGTTCCGTTTGAGCGAAGCGGCGGTCACTTCATTGCTGAGTCGTGCGCGCAACAATTTTAAAAAACAATATCAACTGTTCTTTTTGCCCGATTGGTTAAAGCGCGCCGCCCGGCAACTCCCGCTGGAAGATGTATTGCGCTTTGTCAAACCGGAGGTCACCGATCAGCCGATCCTGAGAAATATTTTTGAGCAGAGTCAGCGCTACTTTTCGAACATCAGGCAACAATGGGATCTGGTACGCGAACAGTTCTTTACATTAGATCACCTGCATCAAATCTTTTCAGAGCTGCCAGAACTGGAGAACAAAACCGTGCTGGACGCCGGAAGCGCGACCGGAATGGTGGCCATTAATTGCGCCTTAAAAGCCCGGCAGGTGATTGCCGTTGATATAAACCGACGATTTGTAAGATATTTGCGCCATATTCAGCGTACGCTCGGTTTGCAAAATCTTTGGGTCGTCCGCGCTGACCTGAGAACAATTCCCCTGCGTCCGCAATCTGTAGATCTGATCTTTGCCACCCTGGTTCTGCATCACTTACCGCATCCGCCGGGATGGTTCGAAACAGCAGCCATGCTGCTTAAAGCAAAAGGCCATCTGGTAATCGTCGATTTTGAGCGGCACAACAACAGGCAACTGGCCGACACCATGCACGACATCTGGCTGGGCTTTGCGCCCGCCGCCGTCGAACGCTGGGCAAAAGACAATCAAATGAAATTAGCGGCAAGCCAGCAATGGCATTCCAGAGCAGGCCTGGCGGTTCGCAGGTATCTGTTTGAAAAACGGTAA
- a CDS encoding tetratricopeptide repeat protein, with amino-acid sequence MNSISKNFLVSVFSIFLLWSCYNMDPPVRAQQPSAFYFYQMAVQSKIRGDTPKALEQINRAIRLNHKISLFYVFKAQIFDSMQVSDSAVFYYKKSLTLRSHAPEILKRLGELALQAQRPNEAAYYFRKAYIEAPDSVDFLLKLAQIRLQQNEIRQAENLLDEYRLTQKRKERPVSPLFFVIRADLAMSKGDSLSAARFYARSHCGECLSKEQAEWAFETLLKTQNLEAYFDLLAGVRKNRHFPEALLYYYRGLYYQAIGNAHEAVQQFERAYQKGVRKKKLLKMLIQFYAGQNKMERVKVLQSEIQE; translated from the coding sequence ATGAATAGCATCAGCAAGAACTTTTTGGTTTCCGTTTTTTCGATTTTTCTCCTCTGGTCGTGTTACAATATGGATCCGCCCGTAAGGGCGCAGCAACCCTCCGCTTTTTATTTTTATCAGATGGCCGTCCAGAGCAAAATTCGGGGCGATACGCCTAAAGCGCTGGAACAAATCAATCGCGCCATTCGCCTGAACCACAAGATTTCCCTGTTTTATGTTTTTAAGGCGCAAATTTTCGATTCCATGCAGGTGAGCGATTCTGCTGTGTTTTATTACAAAAAGTCTCTTACGTTACGCTCCCATGCGCCTGAGATTTTAAAACGACTGGGCGAACTGGCGCTACAGGCCCAAAGGCCTAATGAGGCGGCTTATTACTTTCGTAAGGCTTACATCGAGGCTCCGGACAGTGTGGATTTTCTTTTAAAATTGGCCCAGATTCGTCTTCAACAAAATGAAATCAGGCAGGCCGAGAATCTTCTGGACGAATATCGTCTCACACAAAAAAGAAAGGAGCGTCCTGTTTCGCCCCTCTTTTTTGTTATCAGGGCAGACCTGGCCATGTCCAAAGGCGATTCTCTTAGCGCCGCCCGCTTTTATGCGCGCAGTCATTGCGGGGAATGCCTTTCAAAAGAACAGGCGGAATGGGCCTTTGAAACCCTGTTAAAAACGCAAAACCTGGAGGCCTACTTCGATTTGTTGGCCGGCGTGCGCAAAAATCGCCATTTTCCCGAAGCTTTGCTCTACTATTACCGTGGGCTGTACTATCAGGCTATTGGCAACGCACACGAAGCAGTGCAACAGTTCGAGAGGGCCTATCAAAAAGGCGTGCGCAAAAAGAAACTGCTCAAAATGCTAATTCAGTTCTACGCAGGCCAAAATAAAATGGAACGCGTAAAGGTTTTACAATCAGAAATTCAAGAATAA
- a CDS encoding HEAT repeat domain-containing protein, with amino-acid sequence MANLQELFDFYLNTNPTKWKLRNATNLLIHACQALDVNAPDEIDEERLLELPAALDRFFQKTTQKAVHDKGTLAEMIGRFGPIDGLQSVLQQLLNDPDKNLRQFTLQSLEYHAQNNLHNVLPILEHYRKSTDPLMKQVSAIILARLSSLTKWNEQIKQLICDWLREDDASYVQLIYQEIIRQASNSVDSVERKQKYMRMQEWLETEFKFLK; translated from the coding sequence ATGGCTAATTTACAGGAGTTGTTTGATTTTTATTTGAATACCAATCCGACCAAATGGAAATTGCGGAACGCCACCAACCTTTTAATCCATGCCTGTCAGGCGCTTGATGTTAATGCGCCTGATGAAATCGACGAGGAACGTTTATTAGAGCTTCCTGCGGCGCTGGACCGTTTTTTTCAGAAAACGACGCAAAAGGCCGTTCACGACAAAGGAACATTAGCCGAAATGATCGGGCGCTTTGGACCTATTGACGGTTTGCAGTCGGTTTTGCAACAGTTGTTAAACGATCCGGATAAAAACCTGCGCCAGTTCACTCTTCAATCGCTGGAGTACCATGCCCAGAACAATTTACACAATGTGCTGCCCATACTGGAACATTACCGTAAATCCACCGATCCATTGATGAAACAGGTTTCCGCCATAATTTTAGCCCGCTTATCATCGCTGACTAAATGGAATGAACAGATTAAACAATTAATTTGTGACTGGTTGCGGGAAGACGACGCCTCTTACGTTCAACTGATCTATCAGGAGATAATCCGCCAGGCATCGAATTCCGTGGATTCTGTGGAACGAAAACAGAAATATATGCGCATGCAGGAATGGCTGGAAACGGAATTTAAGTTTTTAAAATGA
- a CDS encoding adenosine-specific kinase, with amino-acid sequence MELKVVKIEKPEEMNFILGHSHFIKTVEDLHEAIVNVNPGIKFGLAFCEASQQALVRYSGNDQELIELAKKNAMNLSAGHSFIIFLGNAFPINILNAIKMVPEVTRIFCATANPTEVIIAETEMGRAILGVVDGVKTKGIETDEDIKVRKEFLRKIGYKF; translated from the coding sequence ATGGAACTTAAAGTCGTCAAAATCGAAAAGCCGGAAGAGATGAACTTTATTTTAGGCCATTCCCATTTCATTAAAACCGTTGAAGATTTGCACGAAGCCATTGTCAACGTCAATCCGGGGATCAAGTTCGGCCTGGCCTTTTGCGAGGCTTCACAGCAGGCTCTGGTGCGTTATTCCGGCAATGATCAGGAATTGATCGAGCTGGCTAAAAAGAACGCCATGAATCTTTCCGCCGGCCACAGTTTCATCATTTTTCTGGGCAATGCCTTCCCCATCAACATTCTGAATGCCATAAAAATGGTGCCCGAAGTCACCAGAATTTTTTGCGCGACCGCCAATCCAACGGAAGTCATTATTGCCGAAACCGAAATGGGGCGGGCCATCCTTGGCGTGGTTGACGGTGTTAAGACTAAAGGCATTGAAACCGATGAGGATATTAAAGTTCGAAAAGAGTTTTTGCGCAAAATCGGTTACAAGTTTTAA
- the gcvPA gene encoding aminomethyl-transferring glycine dehydrogenase subunit GcvPA, with translation MSYWSNSEQDIKAMLKTIGVKNFEELIANIPEDLRFKGQYQIPDGLSEMEAQKLLEELAAENLPLIPFAGAGAYDHYIPAIVDEIASRPEFYTSYTPYQPEVSQGNLQVMYEFQSLICELTQMDVTNASMYEAGSALAEAILLALSHTRKQTVLLPATLNLRYKKVIETYLRHMDVQIVEIPQKHFTLDLEFLRQNIDDNTACIVVQNPNYFGFLEDVEAINQLRAAHKALLIYAYDPISLGILKTPGEYEADIAVAEGQALGNPLNYGGPFVGLFSARETLLRKMPGRIAGETKDVDGKRGYVLTLQTREQHIRREKATSNICTNSGLLTVRAAIYLSALGKKGMQQVASLCLNKAHYLAEGLTKLAGISLAVEAPFFKEFTIKLPVNADTVIQQFAQKGVLAGVSLQHLGLKDHLLVAVTEKRTRQELDHYIEIMKSILD, from the coding sequence ATGAGCTACTGGTCTAATTCCGAACAAGATATCAAAGCTATGCTGAAAACCATTGGCGTAAAAAATTTTGAAGAGTTAATTGCCAATATTCCCGAAGATCTTAGATTCAAAGGACAATATCAAATTCCCGACGGGCTTTCTGAGATGGAGGCGCAGAAATTATTAGAAGAGCTTGCCGCCGAAAATCTGCCATTGATTCCTTTTGCTGGCGCCGGCGCTTACGACCACTACATACCGGCCATTGTAGATGAAATTGCATCTCGCCCCGAATTTTACACCTCCTACACGCCCTATCAGCCGGAGGTAAGTCAGGGCAATTTGCAGGTCATGTACGAATTTCAGTCGTTAATTTGCGAATTAACGCAGATGGATGTTACCAACGCTTCCATGTACGAGGCCGGTTCGGCATTGGCAGAAGCCATTTTGCTGGCTTTAAGCCACACGCGCAAACAAACGGTATTGTTGCCTGCCACTCTGAACCTGCGTTATAAAAAAGTGATTGAAACCTATTTGCGCCACATGGACGTGCAGATCGTTGAGATTCCGCAGAAACATTTTACGCTTGATCTGGAATTTTTAAGACAAAATATTGACGATAACACCGCCTGCATTGTGGTGCAAAATCCGAATTATTTCGGCTTTCTGGAAGATGTGGAAGCCATCAATCAATTACGCGCCGCTCACAAGGCCCTGCTGATTTATGCCTACGATCCGATATCGCTGGGCATTTTAAAAACGCCGGGAGAGTATGAAGCGGATATTGCCGTGGCCGAAGGGCAGGCATTGGGTAATCCGCTAAATTACGGCGGCCCGTTTGTGGGGTTGTTTTCGGCCAGAGAAACGTTATTGCGCAAAATGCCGGGGCGCATTGCCGGCGAAACAAAAGACGTTGACGGAAAAAGAGGCTACGTTTTAACCCTGCAAACGCGCGAGCAACATATTCGTCGCGAAAAGGCAACTTCCAATATCTGCACCAATTCGGGCCTTTTAACCGTTCGGGCGGCGATTTATCTTTCGGCTTTAGGAAAGAAGGGCATGCAGCAGGTTGCCAGCCTGTGTCTGAATAAGGCGCATTATCTGGCAGAGGGCTTAACCAAATTAGCGGGAATTAGCCTGGCCGTCGAAGCGCCGTTCTTTAAAGAATTTACTATTAAATTGCCAGTAAATGCCGATACTGTGATTCAGCAATTTGCACAGAAGGGCGTGCTGGCCGGCGTCAGTTTGCAACATCTTGGCCTAAAAGACCACTTACTGGTGGCCGTCACCGAGAAAAGAACCAGGCAGGAGCTGGATCATTACATCGAAATCATGAAATCAATTTTAGATTGA
- a CDS encoding response regulator — MPSILIADDNPEMLETLERIFALYEFDVHKAENGKQAVEIAEKELPDLVILDAKMPVMDGFEACRILKNSRSTRDIPVVFLTANYIQPNDRVTGLQLGADDYLLKPFNSKELVARVKSIIKRNEILRMLKDENHRLAETTKKIKRELKAFLEHNQAVSENPMIDHLTGLYNFNFFKIRLKEEIQISARYKAEFGLAVVLIENFDQINEVLGHQLGNYILMKMANFLLTKTRKADVLARSGEGLFYILMPHTDAEGAYIESERIRVVLSTTDYLDEEILETLHPGKRKISELQNLVVKVGVVAATTEQLQKETVDSLLQRLSRCLDIAREKNYSVTIAENKIEEE, encoded by the coding sequence ATGCCGTCCATTTTGATTGCCGATGACAATCCGGAGATGTTAGAGACTCTGGAACGCATTTTTGCTCTATATGAGTTTGACGTGCACAAGGCCGAAAACGGAAAACAGGCCGTTGAAATCGCTGAAAAGGAATTGCCCGATCTGGTCATTCTCGATGCGAAAATGCCGGTCATGGATGGCTTTGAAGCGTGCAGGATTTTAAAGAACAGTCGTAGCACGCGCGATATTCCGGTCGTCTTTTTAACGGCCAACTACATTCAGCCCAATGATCGCGTCACCGGTTTGCAATTGGGCGCAGACGATTATTTGCTAAAACCGTTTAACTCCAAGGAGCTGGTGGCCAGAGTCAAGAGCATCATCAAACGTAATGAAATATTACGCATGCTCAAAGATGAAAATCATCGACTGGCAGAAACCACCAAAAAGATCAAAAGAGAACTGAAGGCCTTTTTGGAACATAATCAGGCGGTCAGTGAAAATCCCATGATTGACCATTTAACCGGTCTTTACAATTTCAATTTCTTTAAGATTCGTCTAAAAGAAGAAATTCAAATTTCGGCTCGTTACAAAGCGGAGTTTGGTCTGGCCGTTGTTTTGATCGAAAATTTTGATCAGATTAACGAAGTTCTCGGTCATCAACTGGGCAACTACATTTTAATGAAAATGGCCAATTTTTTGCTGACCAAAACGCGTAAGGCCGATGTTCTGGCGCGTTCCGGCGAAGGTCTGTTCTACATTTTGATGCCGCACACCGATGCCGAAGGCGCTTACATCGAATCGGAGCGAATTCGGGTGGTGCTCTCGACCACGGACTATTTAGACGAAGAAATTCTGGAAACCCTGCATCCCGGAAAGAGAAAGATCAGTGAATTGCAGAATCTGGTGGTGAAAGTAGGCGTTGTTGCAGCTACCACCGAACAATTGCAAAAAGAAACCGTTGATTCTCTTTTACAACGTTTGAGTCGTTGTCTGGATATTGCCAGAGAGAAAAACTACAGTGTGACCATTGCCGAAAACAAGATCGAAGAGGAGTAA
- the gcvPB gene encoding aminomethyl-transferring glycine dehydrogenase subunit GcvPB — MYRKLIFELSKEGREGHTLPRCDVPVKKNEDLIPDKYLRHKAANLPQVAENEVVRHFVMLSTLNHHVDKAFYPLGSCTMKYNPKINERLAGLPGFMNLHPEQPAEKVQGALRLMYELGELLKEITGFSAITLQPAAGAQGELTGLLLIKKYHQMKGRQRTVILVPDSAHGTNPASAAICGFRIKTVRSTEQGLVDMEDLKAKTDENVAGIMLTNPSTLGIFETQLKEIRAVMDEVDALMYMDGANLNALFGIVRPGETGFDVMHINLHKSFSTPHGGGGPGSGPVAVNDKLKDYLPAPIIIEKNGRYLLEYNLPESIGSVHTFYGNFAIFVRAYAYIRILGKSGLPQVTRHAIINANYLKAQLKELFELEYPAPTMHEFVLSAEKQKKRGAKALDIAKRLLDYGVHPPTVYFPLIVKEAMMIEPTESESKEMLDVFVQSLKQIDREIDENLETVLQAPHNTPVRRLDEAGAVKNLNINYFKNKV; from the coding sequence ATGTACCGAAAATTGATTTTTGAATTGAGTAAAGAAGGACGCGAAGGGCACACGTTGCCCCGCTGCGATGTTCCCGTAAAAAAGAATGAAGATTTGATTCCTGATAAATATTTGCGTCATAAAGCGGCCAATTTACCACAGGTGGCAGAAAACGAAGTTGTTCGACATTTTGTAATGCTTTCCACTTTGAATCATCATGTGGACAAAGCTTTTTATCCGCTGGGTTCCTGCACCATGAAATACAACCCCAAAATAAATGAGCGGCTGGCCGGTTTGCCCGGATTTATGAATTTGCATCCCGAGCAGCCAGCAGAAAAGGTACAGGGCGCTTTACGGTTGATGTACGAGCTGGGCGAGCTGCTTAAAGAAATTACCGGCTTCAGCGCCATTACGCTTCAGCCCGCAGCCGGCGCCCAGGGAGAACTGACCGGTTTGCTGCTGATTAAAAAATATCACCAGATGAAGGGACGTCAACGCACGGTTATTCTGGTGCCCGATTCGGCGCACGGCACCAATCCCGCATCCGCCGCCATTTGCGGTTTTCGGATTAAAACCGTTCGCTCCACAGAGCAGGGATTGGTGGATATGGAAGATTTAAAAGCAAAAACCGATGAGAATGTGGCGGGCATCATGCTCACCAATCCCAGTACGCTGGGTATTTTTGAGACGCAGCTAAAAGAGATTCGCGCCGTGATGGACGAAGTGGATGCCCTGATGTACATGGATGGCGCAAATTTAAACGCCCTGTTCGGCATTGTTCGTCCGGGAGAAACCGGCTTTGACGTCATGCACATCAATTTGCACAAATCATTTTCCACGCCCCATGGCGGCGGCGGGCCGGGCTCGGGACCGGTGGCCGTAAACGACAAACTAAAAGATTATCTGCCCGCGCCGATTATCATTGAAAAGAACGGACGTTATTTGCTGGAATACAATTTGCCAGAGAGCATTGGCAGCGTTCATACGTTTTACGGCAATTTTGCCATTTTTGTGCGGGCCTACGCCTACATCCGTATTCTGGGCAAAAGCGGCTTGCCCCAGGTGACGCGCCATGCGATCATTAACGCCAATTATCTCAAAGCGCAGTTAAAAGAGCTGTTTGAATTGGAATATCCCGCGCCAACCATGCACGAATTTGTCCTTTCGGCCGAAAAACAGAAAAAACGCGGCGCTAAGGCTCTGGACATTGCCAAACGGTTATTGGATTATGGCGTGCATCCGCCCACAGTTTATTTTCCTTTGATCGTTAAAGAGGCGATGATGATCGAACCGACCGAAAGCGAAAGCAAAGAGATGCTCGACGTATTTGTGCAGAGCTTAAAACAGATTGATCGTGAAATTGACGAAAATCTGGAAACGGTTTTACAGGCGCCGCACAATACGCCGGTTCGGCGGCTGGATGAGGCTGGCGCGGTTAAAAATCTGAATATTAATTATTTTAAGAATAAAGTTTAA
- a CDS encoding response regulator: protein MGAKILIVDDNPNVLRLLKISLTKAGKDYEIIEAENGERAFEIANKEKPDLIISDVMMPQMDGIELCWMIRENSQIPLVPFIFLTSFDDPEMEIRGFRAGADEYLSKPIDRKLLLRRVEELLARSQNVKKIEDRSEKQQGFAGDLRDLSLVEVLQMLNLNKKSGLLTVKGKVSGTIYFKEGQVWHAKSDNQEGEAAMYELVPLEEGTFQFRSQPINVQRNVHNSTMNVIMEACRIMDEARHREESDS from the coding sequence ATGGGAGCCAAAATTCTGATTGTCGATGACAATCCTAATGTATTAAGATTATTGAAAATTTCGCTAACCAAAGCCGGTAAGGATTACGAGATCATCGAAGCAGAAAACGGTGAGCGCGCTTTTGAAATCGCCAATAAAGAAAAACCGGACCTCATTATATCGGATGTGATGATGCCCCAGATGGATGGCATCGAGCTGTGCTGGATGATCAGAGAAAATTCTCAAATTCCGCTGGTGCCGTTTATCTTTCTCACTTCTTTTGATGATCCGGAAATGGAAATTAGAGGTTTCAGAGCCGGCGCCGACGAATATTTGAGCAAGCCGATCGACCGCAAGCTGTTACTGCGCCGCGTTGAGGAACTTTTAGCTCGTTCGCAAAATGTAAAAAAGATTGAAGATCGCAGCGAAAAACAGCAGGGCTTTGCCGGTGATTTGCGCGATCTTTCGCTGGTAGAGGTGCTGCAGATGCTCAATCTGAATAAAAAGAGCGGTCTGCTAACCGTTAAAGGAAAAGTTTCCGGAACCATCTATTTTAAAGAGGGCCAGGTCTGGCATGCTAAAAGCGATAATCAGGAAGGCGAAGCCGCCATGTACGAGCTTGTGCCCCTGGAAGAAGGCACCTTTCAATTTAGATCGCAACCGATCAATGTGCAGCGCAATGTGCATAATTCGACCATGAATGTAATTATGGAAGCATGCAGAATAATGGATGAAGCCCGGCATCGCGAAGAGTCGGACTCTTAA
- a CDS encoding NAD(P)/FAD-dependent oxidoreductase has translation MKKINKEIIIIGGGPAGLKAAEIARQKKIDYVILERGKPGQSWSEIRPDMLMLSPCLPQRDWTSLSSKLPIWKMDVLRPYCTAAQFARYLEAYCDFFQLDVQTHQPVLSVDRDATGYVVKTKTHEYTAPILLVGTGIFGNPYFPEIPGIKDNPYVMHSHFYKDKMDFKNQRILVVGGGNSAAETAIDLVGYSLVYLVTRDELQFFSDTRKLYHIRGVYESYLKELISMEIIRYKAYQKITHVDQNVVYFKNWQLEVDKVIFATGYHGDLKVLKNFKIGVNRKNYPDVTESGESIQYPRLFFIGPLFFLGFSTNVIHGFVKQIPKSLDKIEQLLREL, from the coding sequence ATGAAGAAGATAAATAAAGAGATCATCATCATCGGCGGCGGCCCTGCGGGATTAAAAGCAGCCGAAATCGCCAGACAAAAAAAGATCGATTACGTGATTCTGGAGCGCGGTAAGCCAGGCCAGTCCTGGTCGGAAATTCGTCCGGATATGCTGATGCTTTCTCCCTGTTTGCCGCAGCGCGATTGGACCAGCCTTTCCAGCAAACTGCCCATCTGGAAAATGGATGTTTTGCGTCCCTATTGCACGGCCGCGCAATTTGCCCGCTATCTGGAAGCCTACTGCGACTTTTTTCAGCTTGATGTGCAAACGCACCAGCCTGTGCTTTCAGTGGATCGCGATGCCACCGGCTATGTGGTTAAAACCAAAACGCACGAATACACGGCTCCCATTTTGCTGGTAGGCACCGGGATTTTTGGCAATCCCTATTTCCCGGAAATCCCGGGCATTAAAGACAATCCTTATGTGATGCATTCTCATTTTTACAAAGACAAAATGGATTTTAAAAACCAGCGGATTCTGGTGGTTGGCGGCGGTAATAGCGCAGCGGAAACGGCGATTGATCTTGTGGGGTATTCGCTGGTTTACCTGGTTACGCGCGATGAATTGCAATTCTTCTCGGACACCAGAAAACTGTACCACATTCGCGGCGTGTACGAAAGTTATTTAAAGGAACTGATCAGCATGGAGATCATTCGCTACAAGGCCTATCAGAAAATTACACATGTTGATCAGAATGTGGTCTATTTTAAAAACTGGCAGTTAGAGGTCGATAAGGTTATCTTTGCCACGGGCTATCATGGTGATTTGAAGGTGCTTAAAAACTTTAAAATAGGCGTGAACAGAAAGAACTATCCTGATGTTACCGAAAGCGGAGAGAGCATTCAGTATCCACGCCTGTTCTTTATCGGCCCCTTATTTTTTCTGGGCTTTTCTACCAATGTCATTCATGGTTTCGTAAAACAGATTCCGAAATCTCTGGATAAGATCGAACAGCTCTTAAGGGAGCTTTAA
- the pdxS gene encoding pyridoxal 5'-phosphate synthase lyase subunit PdxS has protein sequence MFLDNKDFKVKVGLAEMLKGGVIMDVTNAEQAKIAEDAGAVAVMALERIPADIRAQGGVARMSNPKMIKEIMEAVSIPVMAKCRIGHFAEAQVLQSIGVDFVDESEVLTPADDKNHIWKHDFKVPFVCGCRDLGEALRRIAEGAAMIRTKGEAGSGNIVEAVRHMRSVVGEMRRITNMNYDELTSYAKNLGAPLELVLYIKENGKLPVPNFSAGGIATPADAALMMQLGAESVFVGSGIFKSEDPEARAKAIVLATTHYDDPDVVARASEGLGEAMPGLEMSQIPEEEQLNKRGW, from the coding sequence ATGTTTTTAGACAATAAAGATTTTAAGGTAAAAGTGGGCCTGGCAGAGATGTTGAAAGGCGGTGTGATAATGGATGTTACCAACGCCGAGCAGGCTAAAATTGCCGAAGACGCCGGCGCGGTGGCGGTAATGGCTCTGGAGCGCATCCCTGCCGATATTCGCGCTCAGGGCGGCGTGGCGCGTATGTCCAATCCTAAAATGATTAAGGAAATTATGGAAGCCGTGTCCATTCCGGTAATGGCCAAGTGCCGCATCGGTCATTTTGCCGAGGCCCAGGTTTTACAATCCATTGGCGTCGATTTTGTGGATGAAAGTGAAGTGCTAACGCCGGCAGACGATAAAAATCACATCTGGAAGCACGATTTTAAAGTGCCCTTTGTTTGCGGCTGCCGCGATTTAGGCGAAGCCCTGCGCCGCATAGCCGAAGGCGCGGCTATGATTCGCACCAAAGGCGAGGCTGGCTCCGGGAATATTGTGGAAGCGGTTCGACACATGCGTTCTGTCGTTGGCGAAATGCGTCGCATTACCAATATGAATTACGATGAACTGACCAGCTACGCCAAAAATTTAGGCGCTCCGCTGGAACTGGTTCTGTACATTAAAGAAAACGGAAAACTTCCCGTGCCCAATTTTTCGGCCGGCGGCATTGCCACTCCTGCCGACGCCGCCTTAATGATGCAATTAGGCGCCGAATCGGTTTTTGTCGGCTCCGGTATTTTTAAATCTGAAGATCCCGAAGCGCGAGCAAAAGCCATCGTATTGGCCACCACACATTACGACGATCCGGATGTGGTCGCCAGAGCCAGCGAGGGACTGGGCGAGGCCATGCCCGGACTGGAAATGAGTCAGATTCCGGAAGAGGAGCAGTTAAATAAGAGAGGCTGGTAA
- the pdxT gene encoding pyridoxal 5'-phosphate synthase glutaminase subunit PdxT, with translation MKQKIGILSLQGDFLKHKQAIEQCGHEALYVRDAETLQKCDKLIIPGGESTTMLLLIDKLNLREALVDFGQTKAIMGTCAGLIVLATTREHLPSDPLKLIDIKVKRNAYGRQVDSFIDTVRLEFEGKETTFEGVFIRAPKIVELGADVKPLAYHGQDVVMARNQRIMVATFHPELTDDSTIHRYFIENFG, from the coding sequence TTGAAACAGAAAATTGGTATTCTTTCTTTACAGGGCGACTTTTTAAAACACAAGCAGGCCATTGAACAGTGCGGACACGAGGCGCTTTATGTGCGAGATGCCGAAACGCTGCAAAAATGCGACAAACTGATTATTCCCGGCGGCGAATCCACCACCATGCTTTTACTAATCGACAAGCTGAATTTGCGTGAAGCGCTGGTGGATTTCGGGCAGACTAAAGCCATCATGGGCACCTGCGCCGGTTTAATTGTTCTGGCCACAACGCGCGAGCATCTGCCATCGGATCCATTAAAGTTGATTGACATCAAAGTTAAACGCAATGCTTACGGTCGCCAGGTCGATTCATTTATTGACACGGTACGGCTTGAATTTGAAGGAAAAGAAACCACCTTTGAAGGCGTGTTCATCCGCGCGCCCAAAATTGTGGAACTGGGAGCCGACGTAAAACCGCTGGCCTATCATGGACAGGATGTGGTAATGGCGCGCAACCAGCGGATTATGGTGGCCACCTTCCATCCGGAACTCACCGACGACTCGACCATTCATCGTTACTTTATTGAGAATTTTGGATAA